The Amycolatopsis sp. DG1A-15b genome contains the following window.
CCGGCTCCGCGTGCCGCAGCGGACCGCCGGCTCAGGACACGTCGAATAGGCCGGGCGCGAATTTCACCGGGCTGAAGTCCGCTTCCTTGCCCGTCCGTTCCCAGATCACGTCGGCGCAGTGCAGACCCTCGGCGGACAGCTGCCGCTTCACGACCTTGAACGTCGAGGTCCGCGGGAGTTCCCGGACGGTGCGCACGTAGCGGGGCACCTGTTTGGGGCCGAGGTCGGCCTGGGCGGCGAGGAAGCGGCCGAAGCCGGCCGGATCCAGCCGGGTGCCGTCGGTGACGATGGCGGCCATCACCTGGTCGCCGGTCACCGGGTCGGGCACCGCGTAGACGGCGGCGTCGGTGATCGCGGGATGCCGCAGCAGGATGCGCTCGATCGGCGCCGTGCCGAGGTTTTCCCCGTCGACGCGGAGCCAGTCGCCGAGCCGGCCGGCGAAGTAGCAGAAGCCGGCGGCATCGGCGTAGGCGAGGTCGCCGGTGTGGAAGCGGCCGTCGCGCAGGCGTGCGGCGTCGGCTTGCGCGTCGCGGTAGTACCCGGCGAACCAGCCGGCGCCCGCGGTGTTGACCAGTTCGCCGACGGCCTCCGCCGCGTTGAGCAGGTGGCCGTCGGCGTCGAACTCGGCCGGGGGACAGCGGCGGCCGGTGTCCGGGTGCAGGATGGCCACGTCGCCGGCCGGCCGGCCGAGGGAGCCGGGTGGGGTGTCGTCGGTGCGGGCGAAGCCCACGCCGCCTTCGGTGGAGCCGAACGCGTCGACGACCTTGCAGCCGAAGCGCTTCTCGAACGCGGTCAGGTCGGCGCTCGCTCCTTCGTTCCCGTAGACCAGGCGCAGGGGGTTGTCCGCGTCGTCCGGCCGCGGCGGCGTCGCGACCACATAGGACAGTGGCTTGCCGACGTAGTTCGCGTAGGTCGCGCCGAACTTCCGCACGTCGGGCAGGAAGCCGGAGGCGGAGAACCGGCGGCGCAGGGCGATCCCCGCGCCGGCCGCGAGCCCGACGGCCCAGCCGGCCATGATGGCGTTGGAGTGGAACATCGGCATGGTGACGTACACGGTGTCCGATGTGGACAGCCCGAAGCGCTGGGCGAGCATCGCGCCGGGGAACGCGATCTTGCCGTGGGTGCAGCGCACCGCCTTCGGGTCGCCGCTGGTGCCGGACGTGAAGATCAGCATCAGCAGGTCGTCGGCGGAGGCGGGGACGGGATCGGCCGCGTCGTTCGACGGCGTCCAGGATTCCAGGTCGCGCACGCCGATCCCGCCGAGGTTCAGCCCGGCCAGCAGGGGCCGGTACTTCCGCTCGGTGAGCACGAACTGGCAGTCGGCGAGCCGGATGTCCCGCGCGAGGGCTTCCCCGCGCCGGGTCGGGTTGAGCCCGACCAGGACCGCTCCGGCGAACGCGCAGGCGCCCAGCAGGACGGAGAACGCCGGCACGTTGTCGGCCAGGATGCCGACGTGGGGCGGTTCGTCCCGGCGCAGCGCTTCGCGGAGGCCGGCCGCCCAGCGCGCGGAGGCGTGGACGTGCTCGGCCCACGACCACGTTTCGTCCTCGAACCGCAGCCCCGGACGCTCGTCGCCGGCGCGGGCCAGCAGCAGCTCGGTCACCGTCGGGACGCTCATCCGCGCACCTCCAGGCGCCGGCGGGCAGAAGTGAAACAGGTTCTACTTCTACCACGGCGACGGCCGCGGGGTCCACCGCGCCGGTCAGCGGCGGCCGGTGGCCAGGATGACGAGGAACTGGCCGCCGCCCGGCTGGACGTCGGCGGTGACCGGCAGCCCCGGTACCAGCCGGGAAAACCGGTCCACCAGCCAGTCCGCCGCTTCCCGCGCGTCCCGCTCGGTCGGGCAGCGGGCCACCATCTCCCGGCCGCCCTTGCGCTCCAGCCGGCCGGCCACGGTGATCAGCGGCGCGGGTTCGGCCACGTGCAGGCGGTCCGGCCAGGCGATGACCACCTTGACCGCGCCCTTGCGGGTGTTGCAGCCGCGGTGCGCGAGCCGCTCCGGGACCTTGGCCTTCCGGTCGGCGGTCCGGCTGTCGACGCTGGGTCCGCGCGGGTCGTTCACCGACATGCCGGGGTCGACCGGTTCGTCGCACACCCAGCACCGCCAGCCGTCGCGCTCGGCCACGTCATCGAGGAGGCTCACCGGGGCAACCTAGCAAGCACGGTGACCACCGGAACACCTGCGTCCCTCCGGGAGTTGTGCGTGGCATGACCTCACTCGTGGACCGCACGATCACCGCCCTCCGTTCCGAGCACGACACGCTCGCCGACCTCGCCCGCGGCCTCACCGACGACCAGCTGGCCGCGCCCAGCGGCGCCGCGGAGTGGACCGTCGCCCAGGCCCTTTCCCACCTCGGCAGCGGCGCCGAGATCGGCCGCGCACCCCTCGCGCGGGCCGCCGGCGAGACCGTGGCCGCCGAGGACAACCAGACGATCTGGGCCCGCTGGGACGGGTCCGCGCCGCGGGCGCAGGCCGAAGGCTTCCTGGAGCACAACGGCCGCTGGCTCGAAACCGTCGAGGCGCTCACGCCCGAGCAGCGTTCGTCGCTGACCGTCGACCTCGGCTTCCTGCCGGAGCCGGTGCCGCTGGTGACCGCGCTGGGCATGCGGCTGAGCGAGGTGGCCAACCACTCGTGGGACGTGCGCGTCGCCTTCGACTCCGGTGCCGGGGTCGACGCCGGCTCGGCCGCGGTGCTGGTCGACCTCATGACCGGGCCCCTCGGGTTCATGCTGAGCTTCCTCGCGAAGCCGGCCGAGCTCGCGAACCCGGTGTCCGTCGCGGTTCCCGGCGCCGGGCTGGTGATCGACGACGCGGTCACCGTGGTGGACCACCTCGAGTCGCCGTCCGCGACGTTCACCGGGCCGGCGGAGGCGTTCATCCGGCTGCTCAGCGGCCGGCTCAAGGCGCCGTACGACAAGGACGTCACCGTCGAAGGCGCCGTCACGCTCGACGAGCTGCGCCGGGTGTTCCCCGGCTTCTGAGTTCACCGGTAGCTCTCGAGGAGGTCGGCCAGTGCGGCGGGACGGCTGAGCGCGACGCAGTGACCGGCGGTGATCTCGTCCGGGACGATGCCGAGCCGCTCGGCCGCCAGCCGGCGGAAGAAATCCGGCGGGAAGCAGCGGTCCTCGCGGCACAGCACGAAGCGGGTGGGCACCGCCGGCCACGCTTCCAGGGGCCACGGCTCCCGCATCGCGGTGGGGGAGGGGTGGGCCCGCTCCCTGCTCAGCGCTTCGTCCGCGAGGGCCCGCGGGACGTCGTGGTAGAAGCTTACGTGCGGGTCGGCGTGGCCGGTGCGGCCACCGTCGCGCGCCGCCTGGGCCTGCACCGCCTCGCCGCATCCGGTGTTCTCGCCCCAGTCCCCGGGCGACTCGCCGGGCGCGGGGATCATCCCGGCCACCAGGACCAGCAGGCCGGCCGCGAGCCGGTCGGCGACCAGCGGTGCGGTGAACCCGCCGAAGGAGTGGCCGACGACGACCAGGTCCGTCCGGTCGCCGACGGCTTCGACCACGGTGACATCCGAGGCTTCGCCTCAGGCCGGGGGCTCTGCCACCCGGAGCCCCCGGAAAGCACTACCGCGTCGGCGTAGTCGGTGAGCGTGGCCGAGGCGTCGCCGGCGGGCAGGTCCGGGGCCACCACGTCGTGACCCCGGGCCCGCAGCTCGGCGGCGACCAGGTGCCAGGCCCAGCCGGCGTCTCCGCCGCCGTGGATCAACACATACGTGCTCATGGGACTGCCTTTCCGTTGTCGTTCAGGGGTTTCGGCGGCGCAGGGCGGGCCCGAGCGCCCGCTGGGCGGTGAACAGCGCGATCCCGCCGATGGCGCAGGCCGCGCCGAGGACGGTCGCGCCGAGCAGCTGGAGCAGCGCGGTTCCGGCCAGCGGGCCGAGCACCGCGCCGACGCTCCAGGTCGTCGAAGCCAGGCCCAGGTACCCGCCGCGCAGCTCGGCCGGGGCGAGAGCGGCGAAGGTGTCGCCGAACCGGACGGCGATCCCGATCTGCCCGAGCGTCCAGATCAGGACCGAGCCGGCGAAGGCGGCGGTGCCGTCACTCACGGAGCCGAGCCCGGCGCCCAGCCCGACCAGGAGCATCGAGGTGGCCGACACCGTGGTGCCGTCGCGGCCGGCGAGCAGCCGGACCGCCAACGGCTGGAGAGCCACGACGGCGATCCCGTTCAGGGCCAGGACTCCGCCGTAGGCCGCCGGGCCGGGACCGCCGGCCGCCATCAGCAGCGGCAACGTCGTGAACGTCTGCAGGAACAGCGTGAAGTAACCGGTGTGCAGCGCCAGCATCGCGAGCATCAGCCGGTCGCGCAGCACGACCGGCAGCAGCGCCCGCCGCGTCCGCACCGATCCCGCCGGCCGGGTTTCCGGCACCTGGCGCCAGACGATCAGTGCCGCCGCCAGCGACGCGGCCACGTTGATCCAGAACAGGAGCCCGTACCCGTACCGGGCGAGGATCCCCGCGGCGATCGTGGCGACCGAGAAGCCGAGGTTGGCCGCCCAGTAGAGCAGCCCGAACGCGCGGACCCGCTGGTGCGCCGGTAGATCGGCCACCGCGGCCGACCCGGCCGGGCGGAACAGCTCGATCGTCAGCCCGACACCGACGGCGGCCGTCCAGATCCCGGGCAGCGAGTCCGCCGAGCCGAGTGCGGTGAGCGCCGCGGCGGCACCGACGAAGCCGGCCAGCATGGTGTTGCGCCGGCCGATCCGGTCGCCGAGCCAGCCACCGAGCAGCTGGGAGCCGATGTCGCCCAGCCCGACCGCCGCGACCACCGAGCCCGCGGTCGCGGGGAGAGGTGCTGCGCCTGCGTCAGGTACAGCACCAGGAACGCCCGCACCACCCCGCCGGCGCGGCCGACGAAGTGCGTGGCCGCCAAGGCCCAGACCAGTTCGGGGAGCCCCTGCCGGGTTGCTGTGGTCGTCATGGGAACCACGCTAGGTCCGCGGAGACATCACGAAAAGCGATGAATTCCGATCGAATCGATCGCCAGCGGCTATGTTAGCTGGCTATGGCCGACTTCGAGCTGCGTCACCTGCGGACCATGGCCGCCATTGCCGAGGAAGGCACGTTCGGGCAGGCGGCGGCCCGGCTCGGCTACACCCAGTCCTCGGTGAGCCAGCAGATCGCCGCGCTGGAGAAGGCCGTCGGCGGCCCGGTCTTCGACCGGCCCGGCGGGCCGAGGCCGGTCCGGATCACCCGGCTCGGCGAGGTGGTCCTGGCCCACGGCCGCGAGCTGCTGGCGAAGGCGGCCACGCTGACCGACGCCGTCGGCCGGTTCCGGGCGGGCCACGGCCGCATCGACATCGGCACCTTCCAGAGCGTGTCGAACCTGATCCTGCCCGCCGTCATCCGCCGGCTGCTGGACGAGCACCCCGGCTGCGACATCAGGCTGTCCGACGTGCCGCCGGAGGACCCGCGGATCGGGGAGCTCGACCTGCTGTTCCACGACGGCCCGGTCGGTGGCGACGTCGAGCACGTCAAGCTGTTCGACGAGCCGTACCTGCTGGTGACGCGCGCCGGCGCGGTGCACGGTGGCGGCCCGGTGCCGGTGAAGCGGCTCGACGAGGTCCCGATGGTCGCCTGGCCGCCCACCCACCACCAGCGGTGGCTGGAGCGGACGCTCGCCCGCGCCGGCGCACAGCCCCGGTTCGTGTTCCGCACGACGGGCCACGAAACCATCCTGTCGATGGTGCGGGCGGGCATCGGCTGGGCGGTGCTGCCGTGGCTCGCCCTGCACGGCCAGGACGCCTGGGCCGACGATCAGCTCGCCGTCCACCCGCTGAAGCCGTCGCCCACCCGCGAGCTGTCCCTGCACTGGCCGGCCGGGCGGACCGAATCTCCGCTGGCGGTCCGGGCGCGGGAGATCGCCGTCGACGTCGCCCGCGACCTCGCCGAGCGGATGTGACCGTCAGAAGTGGATCAGCGCGCGGGCCGAGGCGGCGGCGTCGGTGAGCTTCGTGCCGGTGCCGGTGACGAAGTAGAGGCCGGCCGGGCCGGTGCACTGGAGCGTCACGCTGAACCCGCCGGTGACCGGGTTCGAGGAGTAGTCGGAGCACAGCTGGCCGGTGCCCGCGTAGATCTGCGCGAGGGTGTGGGCCTCGTGGGCGGCATCGGTGAGGGTGGTGCCCAGGCCCTGCCGGAAGGTGAGGCCGGCCGGGGCGTTGCACTGCAGCGTCACGCCGAAGCCGCCCAGCTGGGTGCTGCTGCCGTTGGAGAAGGTGCAGTTCAGGGCGGCGATGGCGGGGTCCTGCACCAGTGAGGTGGCTTCGGCGGTCGCGGCGGTCAGCGTGGTCCCCAGGCCGGCCACCACGCGGAAGGAGCTGCCGACGCAGGTCAGCGTCTGCTCGTAGCCGCCGAGGACGGCCCGGTTGGTGTAGGCGGAGCAGGAATCTGCGGCGTCCGCGGTGGCGGGGACGGCGACGGCCGAGCCGACGGCGACGGCGAGGGCGCCGAGCGCTCCGAGGCAGCGACGCACGGACATGCGGAACTCCTTTGCCGGGCAGGGCGCCGCCGGTCGGAAAATGGTGCGGCGCGGGTGTTTTTGTGGTCTACCACCCGCGCACAGGGTGTCTTCACGGCATTTGTGACGACACCGCCGTTCGCCCCCGGACTGGTCCGAACCACCGCGAGGGTGCGGCGGATCAGCCGTTGCGGGCCATGGCACCCGTGATCAGCAGGGCCAGCCCGTGCGCCAAGGCCGGCGCCAGGTCCAGCCGGAGCGCCGCCAGTGCCGGGTCCGCTTCGTACGCCGCGCGGGTGCTGGGTGACGGGCGGCAGTGGGTCCACAGGCCGCCGGCCAGGATCATGGCCAGCAGGCACACCGGTGCCGCTTCGCCGCCGACTTCGGGCACCGTGCGGCGGAGCAGCTCGGCCATCGCGTCCAGCCCGCCGAGAGCGGACCGCTTGAACCGCACCACGACGTCAGTGGACACGTTGTGCTCCAGGACGCCCGCCTGCGCGCCGATGAGGTCGCAGAGCACCGTGCGGCGGGCCAGCGAGCGGGAGACCACCGCCGCGAACGCCTCGGCCCGCTCCGGCGCCGGACGGTCCGGGACGACGCCCGCGCCCACCTCGCCGGACACCTCGGCCAGCCAGTCCCGCAGGGCGCGGTCGAGCAGTTCCAGGAGCACGGCCTCCCGGGATTCGAAGTAGCGCAGGACGTTCGACTTGGCCAGGCCGACCCGGCGGCTGAGCTCGTTGAGGCTCACCTCGGCCACCGGCATCTCGTCGAGCATCTTCAGCGCCGTGTCGAGGATGGTGCGGCGCCGCTCCTCCCGCTGCTCCGCGCTGCGCGCCCGCTGGAACGTCATGAGACCAGCGTAACGCCCGGGCGGGGAGATTGGAGACCGGCAGTCTCTTGACAACAGACCGACGGTTCCTTAGCGTCGGTGGCATAACAGACCGACGGTCCGAAAGGGCCGCGACCCGGGAGGACCGCCATGAGCGACAACTGGACCGAGCGCGAGGTCCCCAGCCAGCGCGGCCGCGTGGCCGTGATCACCGGCGCCAACACCGGCCTCGGGTTCGACACGGCGAAGGTGCTGGCCGAGCGCGGGGCGACGGTGGTGCTCGCCGTCCGCGACGTCGAGAAGGGCAAGCAGGCGGCCGCGCGGTTCGGCGCGGACGCCGACGTCACGGTGCAGAAGCTGGATCTGTCGTCGCTGGAGTCGGTCCGGGCCGCGGCGGCCGACCTGCACGCCACGCTGCCGAAGATCGACCTGCTGATCAACAACGCCGGCGTCATGTACCCGCCGCGGCAGACCACCCGGGACGGCTTCGAGCTGCAGTTCGGCACCAACCACCTCGGGCACTTCGCCCTGACCGGCCTGCTGCTGGACCTGCTGCTGCCGGTCGAGGGCTCGCGGGTGGTGACGGTCGCCAGCATCGCCCACCGCATCCGCGCGGAGATCCACTTCGACGACCTGCAGTGGGAGAACTCCTACGACCGCGTCGCGGCCTACGGACAGGCCAAGCTGGCCAACCTGATGTTCGCCTACGAGCTGCAGCGCCGCCTCGCCCCGCACGGCACGACGGCGTCGATCGCCGCGCACCCCGGCGTGGCCCGGACGGAGCTGATGCGCAACTCCCCGGCGGTGGCCCGCGTGCTCTTCCCCGTGGTGGCCCCGCTGTTCACCCAGAGCTCGGAGCGCGGCGCCCTCCCGATCCTGCGCGCGGCCACCGACCCCGCCGCTCTCGGCGGCCAGTACTACGGCCCGGCCGGCCCGGGCGGTTACCGCGGGCGCCCGCGGGTGGTCGCCTCCAGCCCGCAGTCCTACGACCCGTCGATCCAGCGGCGGCTGTGGGCGGTTTCGGAGGAGCTGACCGCGGTCAAGTTCCCCGTCGGTTGAGCCGCGCGTGATCCCGGAGCCGGCACGCGTGATCCGGGAGCCGGCACGCGTGATCCGAGGGTCGACACGGCGGCCGGCCCCGTGTCGACCCGCCCATCACGCGTGTCGACCTTCCAAACACGCGTGTCGGCCTTCCGATCACGGGGCCTCAGGCCTCCACTGACGCGCGGTCACCGTTGCCGGACGCCGGGAGCAGGTGGAAGCCGGCGCGGTCCGGGCGGATGTGCGAACCGGTGGACGCCGGGTCCGGGAGCCGGTGGCCGGCGGCCGTGATGGCCGCTTCGTCGAGGCGGATGCCCAGGCCCGGCCCGTCGCCGAGGATGAACGCGCCGTCGCCGATTTCGTGGCCGAGGGAAACGCCGACCGGGGGCCGGAGGTCCTGCAGCTCGGTGACCAGGTGGTTGGGTACCGCGGTCGCGGCGTGTACCAGCCCGACCGGGGTCGTGCCGATCGGGCTCACCGGCAGGTCGTGGGCGTGGGCGAGGGCGGCGACCCGCAGGAAGTGGGTGACGCCCCAGCCCGCGGCCGTCTGGACGATGTCGACCGCGCCGGCCGCGATCAGCGGCCGGTGCTGCTCCAGCCCGGTGAGGTTCTCCCCGGTCGCGACCGAGGCGCGGATGCCGCGGCCGACGGCCGCGTGGCCGTCCACGTCCCAGCGCCGCACGGGTTCCTCGATCCAGGTCAGGTCGAGGGCCCGTTCGAGCTCGCCGACGTGCCGGACGGCCTGCTTGCGCGTCCAGTTCTCGTTGACGTCCAGCATCAGGCCCGGGCGGGTGGCGCCGGCCTCGGCGAGGACGTCGCGGACGAGGCCGAGGCGGCGCCGGTCGCGGTCGATGTCCAGGCCGCCCTTGAGCTTCGCCGCGCGCAGCCCGTGGGCGGCGTAGGTCCGGTACAGCTCGGCCAGCTCTTCGTCGTCGAGGGCGATGTCGAGACCCGAGGCGTAGGCGGGCACGCGGCGGTCCCGGCCACCGAGCAGCCGCCAGAGCGGTTCGCCGGCCAGCTGCGCCTTGATGTCCCACAACGCCGTGTCGAAGGCGCCGATGGTGCCGAACACCGCGCCGGCGTGCCCGGCCTTGAACGTCCGCCGCAGCATCCGGTCGTAGAGAGCGGTCACGCCACGCGGGTCTTCGCCCTCGAGCGCGGCGAAGACGGTCTCCGCCTGCACGTGCGAACCGAGCCCGACGCCGGTGACACCTTCGTCGGTCTCGACGACGACGATCGGCATCCGGAGGACACCGTCGGCGTGCACGCCGTTGGCGTCGCCGATCGGGCGGCCCCACTCCTGGACGGTCGTGAGGGCCCGGAAACCAGTGATGCGCATTTCATCCCTTCGTGGACCCGGCGGTCACCCCGTCGGCGATTTGGCGTTGCAGGAACAGGTAGACGAGCAGCACCGGCACCGCGGCGATCAGCACCCCGGAGGCGAACGTGGGGATGTCGGCGGAGTACTGCCCGCGCAGCGCGGTCACCCCGACCATGAGGGTCCGGTGCTCCGCCGACGGCATCAGCAGCAGCGAGATCAGGACGTCGTTCCAGCAGAACAGCGCGTTGAGCACCCCGACCGACAGCAGCGCCGGGGCACCCAGCGGGAGCATGATCCGCCAGTAGACGCCGTAGACGGTCGACCCGTCGACGCGGGCCGCGTCGACGATCTCCGGCGGCACGGCCGAGTAGAAGCTGGTCATCAGGAAGACCGTGAACGGCAGGAACTGCGCCACGTAGGCGAGCACCAGCCCCGGGTAGGTGTCGATGAGCCCGGTGCTCGCCATCAGCCGCGCGAGCGGGACCATGATCACCTGGAACGGCACGAACAGCGCGGCGAGGATGCCCAGGTACACCGCGGACGACCCGCGGAAGCGCAGGCGGCCGAGCGCGAAGCCCGCCATCGACCCGAGCAGCAGCAGCACCGCGACCGAGCACACCACGACGACGACCGAGTTGAGGAAGTACCGGGACATCCCCACGCTCGTCCACACCCGGGTGATGTTGTCCCAGCGGAGTGCGCCGGCGGGCGCGAACCGGTCGAGGGTGTACTCGCGGCGGTCCTTCATGGCGACGTTCGCGGTGAACAGCAGGGGATAGATCGTCGCCAGGGCGAGGGCGGCCATCGGGATGGCGGCGAGCCACTTCGTGAGCCGGGAACCCCGCATCAGTCCTCCTTTCCGGCGCGCCGCAGGATGCCGATCTGGGCCATCCCGACCACGAGCATGATGAGGAACAGCACCGTGGACGCCGCCGAGGCGAGCGCCGGCTGGTTCAGGTGCCCCTGCTGGAACCAGACGTAGAACTCGGGCAGGTAGGTCGACCCGGCCGGGCCGCCGTTGGTCATCACGTACAGCAGGCCGAACATCGAGGTCAGCATCCCGATCATCGTGGTGACGAAGACGAACTGGATGGTGCGGGACAGACCGGGGACGATCACGTGCCGGATGGTCTGCGGCAGCGACGCACCGTCCACTTTGGCCGCGTCC
Protein-coding sequences here:
- a CDS encoding long-chain-fatty-acid--CoA ligase, which encodes MSVPTVTELLLARAGDERPGLRFEDETWSWAEHVHASARWAAGLREALRRDEPPHVGILADNVPAFSVLLGACAFAGAVLVGLNPTRRGEALARDIRLADCQFVLTERKYRPLLAGLNLGGIGVRDLESWTPSNDAADPVPASADDLLMLIFTSGTSGDPKAVRCTHGKIAFPGAMLAQRFGLSTSDTVYVTMPMFHSNAIMAGWAVGLAAGAGIALRRRFSASGFLPDVRKFGATYANYVGKPLSYVVATPPRPDDADNPLRLVYGNEGASADLTAFEKRFGCKVVDAFGSTEGGVGFARTDDTPPGSLGRPAGDVAILHPDTGRRCPPAEFDADGHLLNAAEAVGELVNTAGAGWFAGYYRDAQADAARLRDGRFHTGDLAYADAAGFCYFAGRLGDWLRVDGENLGTAPIERILLRHPAITDAAVYAVPDPVTGDQVMAAIVTDGTRLDPAGFGRFLAAQADLGPKQVPRYVRTVRELPRTSTFKVVKRQLSAEGLHCADVIWERTGKEADFSPVKFAPGLFDVS
- a CDS encoding maleylpyruvate isomerase family mycothiol-dependent enzyme, whose translation is MTSLVDRTITALRSEHDTLADLARGLTDDQLAAPSGAAEWTVAQALSHLGSGAEIGRAPLARAAGETVAAEDNQTIWARWDGSAPRAQAEGFLEHNGRWLETVEALTPEQRSSLTVDLGFLPEPVPLVTALGMRLSEVANHSWDVRVAFDSGAGVDAGSAAVLVDLMTGPLGFMLSFLAKPAELANPVSVAVPGAGLVIDDAVTVVDHLESPSATFTGPAEAFIRLLSGRLKAPYDKDVTVEGAVTLDELRRVFPGF
- a CDS encoding alpha/beta hydrolase, with protein sequence MVEAVGDRTDLVVVGHSFGGFTAPLVADRLAAGLLVLVAGMIPAPGESPGDWGENTGCGEAVQAQAARDGGRTGHADPHVSFYHDVPRALADEALSRERAHPSPTAMREPWPLEAWPAVPTRFVLCREDRCFPPDFFRRLAAERLGIVPDEITAGHCVALSRPAALADLLESYR
- a CDS encoding MFS transporter, which gives rise to MVAAVGLGDIGSQLLGGWLGDRIGRRNTMLAGFVGAAAALTALGSADSLPGIWTAAVGVGLTIELFRPAGSAAVADLPAHQRVRAFGLLYWAANLGFSVATIAAGILARYGYGLLFWINVAASLAAALIVWRQVPETRPAGSVRTRRALLPVVLRDRLMLAMLALHTGYFTLFLQTFTTLPLLMAAGGPGPAAYGGVLALNGIAVVALQPLAVRLLAGRDGTTVSATSMLLVGLGAGLGSVSDGTAAFAGSVLIWTLGQIGIAVRFGDTFAALAPAELRGGYLGLASTTWSVGAVLGPLAGTALLQLLGATVLGAACAIGGIALFTAQRALGPALRRRNP
- a CDS encoding LysR family transcriptional regulator, which codes for MADFELRHLRTMAAIAEEGTFGQAAARLGYTQSSVSQQIAALEKAVGGPVFDRPGGPRPVRITRLGEVVLAHGRELLAKAATLTDAVGRFRAGHGRIDIGTFQSVSNLILPAVIRRLLDEHPGCDIRLSDVPPEDPRIGELDLLFHDGPVGGDVEHVKLFDEPYLLVTRAGAVHGGGPVPVKRLDEVPMVAWPPTHHQRWLERTLARAGAQPRFVFRTTGHETILSMVRAGIGWAVLPWLALHGQDAWADDQLAVHPLKPSPTRELSLHWPAGRTESPLAVRAREIAVDVARDLAERM
- a CDS encoding TetR family transcriptional regulator, with translation MTFQRARSAEQREERRRTILDTALKMLDEMPVAEVSLNELSRRVGLAKSNVLRYFESREAVLLELLDRALRDWLAEVSGEVGAGVVPDRPAPERAEAFAAVVSRSLARRTVLCDLIGAQAGVLEHNVSTDVVVRFKRSALGGLDAMAELLRRTVPEVGGEAAPVCLLAMILAGGLWTHCRPSPSTRAAYEADPALAALRLDLAPALAHGLALLITGAMARNG
- a CDS encoding SDR family NAD(P)-dependent oxidoreductase; this translates as MSDNWTEREVPSQRGRVAVITGANTGLGFDTAKVLAERGATVVLAVRDVEKGKQAAARFGADADVTVQKLDLSSLESVRAAAADLHATLPKIDLLINNAGVMYPPRQTTRDGFELQFGTNHLGHFALTGLLLDLLLPVEGSRVVTVASIAHRIRAEIHFDDLQWENSYDRVAAYGQAKLANLMFAYELQRRLAPHGTTASIAAHPGVARTELMRNSPAVARVLFPVVAPLFTQSSERGALPILRAATDPAALGGQYYGPAGPGGYRGRPRVVASSPQSYDPSIQRRLWAVSEELTAVKFPVG
- a CDS encoding mandelate racemase/muconate lactonizing enzyme family protein codes for the protein MRITGFRALTTVQEWGRPIGDANGVHADGVLRMPIVVVETDEGVTGVGLGSHVQAETVFAALEGEDPRGVTALYDRMLRRTFKAGHAGAVFGTIGAFDTALWDIKAQLAGEPLWRLLGGRDRRVPAYASGLDIALDDEELAELYRTYAAHGLRAAKLKGGLDIDRDRRRLGLVRDVLAEAGATRPGLMLDVNENWTRKQAVRHVGELERALDLTWIEEPVRRWDVDGHAAVGRGIRASVATGENLTGLEQHRPLIAAGAVDIVQTAAGWGVTHFLRVAALAHAHDLPVSPIGTTPVGLVHAATAVPNHLVTELQDLRPPVGVSLGHEIGDGAFILGDGPGLGIRLDEAAITAAGHRLPDPASTGSHIRPDRAGFHLLPASGNGDRASVEA
- a CDS encoding carbohydrate ABC transporter permease; this encodes MRGSRLTKWLAAIPMAALALATIYPLLFTANVAMKDRREYTLDRFAPAGALRWDNITRVWTSVGMSRYFLNSVVVVVCSVAVLLLLGSMAGFALGRLRFRGSSAVYLGILAALFVPFQVIMVPLARLMASTGLIDTYPGLVLAYVAQFLPFTVFLMTSFYSAVPPEIVDAARVDGSTVYGVYWRIMLPLGAPALLSVGVLNALFCWNDVLISLLLMPSAEHRTLMVGVTALRGQYSADIPTFASGVLIAAVPVLLVYLFLQRQIADGVTAGSTKG